In the Oncorhynchus tshawytscha isolate Ot180627B linkage group LG17, Otsh_v2.0, whole genome shotgun sequence genome, one interval contains:
- the LOC121839773 gene encoding toll-like receptor 13: MRAMFSLFLLIQSVSGWMHPKCHVYNTGEYFPTWNYCPLAEQYTAACRDVTAIEEDLLGLPSNINTLCISMKRGGNSSMSLGFFARFQYLEYLFIGGCFPQILPAGNSQGLQNLQHMHINGLVTGCCDCHIGPNTFRDLVKLSNLTIFGYRLSAMAPDVFHYIPQLQSVYIHEPCVENLSEILCRIVHIISLTKLNVHAPNIQSLNQSNCSILKATESNLTSVNLDFGQINHIEEGALACLQNLTRFSGGLNQDVLLRLPLSGIKQIQVLYSYGRNSIDFESICNVVFLLSIKEIHFANVNTSSLSMSSVELCIGLEYMGFDGPGPFHSSPHLKLNFISSLKNLKMLYVSGQTENSLDLCSFRKQPITWLTELTFMSSNVQTLFAKRFSCLENLRSLDLSCSFISNIEDFAFFGLANLESLHMTQNSITQLYANTFIGLHSLTLLDLRENPQIYNIETMSFAKLTCLRQVFLGYLNYPPREPVIKLNLTLVFGDVLSHLTHLHISSGIRPMQLIIGSNITSKQNLSLQLKGQTVSFEDCDRPFFQSVTHLHADAEEFLCGSEFMGKYFRSVETFVYRSKLSAKSVDLTSMNQLIHLRKLTLVQVDLLIQRSADIIFHNLTKLEVLKLSNCRIDSLEGGLTKDFKSLKTLYLRIENIYNVIYSFTEHLSSLKYLILDTLQMFCSCDNAWLIAWAKGYRPVEVIMLNHEVMYNLEDLICLSDNGLDTPNFVKYTEANCTTEVGFVLFAATGLGVIFFMLVVLVHNLTGPYLLPLYYIILGWLSEAMRSNTRGRYHYDAFVSYSGKDERWLVEELLPNLEKRGPPFLRLCLHSRDFQLGKDIVENITDSLYRSRRTLCLVSRHYLHSNWCSLEMKLATSRLQVEQRDILLLVFLEKIPPRRLSAHHRLARLVKTRTYLDWPQDPHQHQAFWDRLWAKLKPPTEA, from the coding sequence ATGAGAGCCATGTTTTCCCTGTTCCTGTTGATTCAGAGTGTTAGTGGATGGATGCATCCTAAATGCCACGTTTATAACACTGGGGAATACTTTCCCACCTGGAACTACTGTCCTTTGGCAGAACAGTACACTGCTGCCTGTCGAGATGTCACAGCCATCGAGGAGGATCTGCTTGGACTTCCCTCTAATATCAATACCCTCTGCATATCTATGAAACGTGGGGGAAATAGTTCCATGTCTCTGGGCTTTTTCGCTCGTTTTCAGTATTTGGAGTATCTGTTCATTGGAGGCTGTTTTCCTCAAATCCTTCCAGCTGGGAATAGCCAGGGCCTTCAAAATCTGCAGCATATGCACATTAATGGATTGGTCACTGGGTGCTGTGATTGTCATATTGGGCCTAACACATTCAGAGATCTAGTCAAGCTAAGTAATTTGACCATATTTGGTTATAGGCTATCAGCAATGGCACCAGATGTTTTCCATTACATACCTCAATTACAAAGTGTCTATATTCATGAACCCTGTGTAGAGAATTTGTCAGAAATACTATGCAGAATAGTTCATATAATTTCACTTACAAAGTTAAATGTACATGCACCAAATATACAATCGTTAAACCAATCAAACTGCTCCATCTTAAAAGCTACCGAAAGCAATCTAACAAGCGTCAATTTAGATTTCGGTCAAATAAACCATATAGAGGAAGGTGCACTGGCCTGTCTCCAGAACCTGACACGTTTTTCTGGGGGCCTAAACCAGGATGTCCTACTGCGCCTTCCCCTGTCTGGCATTAAGCAAATCCAGGTCTTGTATTCCTATGGTAGGAATAGCATTGATTTTGAAAGTATCTgtaatgtagtgtttttgcttTCAATCAAGGAAATACATTTTGCCAATGTCAATACAAGCAGCCTCTCCATGTCTAGTGTTGAATTGTGCATCGGGCTGGAATATATGGGTTTTGATGGACCTGGACCCTTCCATTCTTCTCCCCATTTGAAATTGAATTTTATTTCCAGTCTCAAAAACCTTAAAATGTTATATGTATCTGGCCAGACAGAAAACAGTCTTGACCTCTGCTCATTCCGAAAACAACCAATCACATGGTTAACAGAACTCACTTTCATGTCGAGCAATGTACAAACGCTTTTTGCAAAACGGTTCAGCTGTCTTGAGAACCTGCGGTCTCTAGATTTGTCATGTAGTTTCATTTCAAACATTGAAGACTTTGCTTTCTTCGGATTGGCAAATCTGGAGTCCTTACACATGACACAAAATAGTATAACCCAGTTATATGCAAACACGTTTATTGGTTTACATAGTTTGACATTGTTAGACCTCAGGGAAAATCCACAGATCtacaatattgaaacaatgtctTTCGCAAAACTTACGTGTCTAAGACAAGTGTTTCTGGGGTACTTGAACTATCCACCAAGAGAACCCGTGATAAAGCTGAATCTGACACTTGTATTCGGTGACGTTCTGAGTCACCTGACTCATCTGCACATTAGTTCAGGTATTAGGCCAATGCAGTTGATTATTGGCAGTAACATCACATCTAAACAGAACCTGAGTCTCCAACTCAAAGGCCAGACAGTGTCATTTGAAGACTGTGACAGACCCTTCTTTCAGTCTGTAACCCATCTTCATGCTGATGCTGAAGAATTCCTTTGTGGATCTGAATTCATGGGAAAGTACTTCAGGTCTGTGGAGACATTTGTGTACAGATCAAAGCTTTCAGCTAAAAGTGTGGACTTAACATCAATGAATCAGCTCATTCACCTGAGGAAACTGACTCTAGTACAGGTGGATCTTTTAATACAGCGTTCTGCCGACATCATTTTTCACAACCTGACCAAACTGGAGGTTCTGAAACTTTCAAACTGCAGGATTGACTCTTTGGAGGGGGGTTTAACTAAAGACTTTAAATCCTTGAAAACCTTATATTTGCGTATCGAGAACATTTATAATGTAATCTACAGCTTTACTGAACATCTCTCTAGCCTAAAGTATTTGATACTTGATACATTACAGATGTTTTGCAGTTGTGACAATGCTTGGCTCATTGCATGGGCAAAGGGGTACAGGCCGGTTGAAGTGATCATGCTTAATCACGAAGTTATGTATAATTTAGAGGACTTGATATGCTTGTCAGACAATGGACTAGACACACCTAACTTTGTCAAGTACACAGAAGCCAACTGCACAACAGAGGTGGGCTTTGTGCTCTTTGCTGCGACTGGCCTGGGAGTCATCTTCTTCATGCTTGTGGTGCTGGTCCATAATCTGACCGGTCcttacctcctccccctctactacaTCATCCTTGGCTGGCTGTCAGAGGCGATGCGATCAAACACCAGGGGGCGCTACCACTACGATGCGTTTGTCTCCTACAGCGGGAAGGACGAGCGCTGGTTGGTGGAGGAGCTACTACCCAACCTGGAGAAGAGGGGTCCCCCTTTCCTACGCCTCTGTCTGCACAGCAGGGACTTCCAGCTGGGGAAGGACATTGTGGAGAACATCACAGACAGCCTCTACCGGAGCCGTCGCACACTCTGCCTGGTCAGTCGGCACTACCTGCACAGTAACTGGTGCTCCCTGGAGATGAAGCTGGCCACCTCCAGACTGCAGGTGGAACAAAGGGACATCCTCCTCCTGGTCTTCCTGGAGAAGATCCCCCCTCGCAGGCTGTCTGCCCACCACAGGCTGGCTCGCCTGGTGAAGACCAGGACCTATCTGGACTGGCCCCAGGACCCCCATCAGCACCAGGCATTCTGGGACAGACTGTGGGCTAAACTGAAACCTCCAACTGAAGCCTGA